One genomic window of Helicobacter canis includes the following:
- a CDS encoding (Fe-S)-binding protein, which yields MQSTPSKVYFFSTCIGAAACADTCINAIKLLQKEGLEVIVKKDQTCCGQPSYNSGYYDETRQVALHNMRLFSQDYPIVLISGSCTGMFRIDYEELFKDTEHYEEAKAFSARVYELSEYLSEVLQVRYEDKGSPVRITWHSNCHALRAAKCIPAAKSLLKSLKNVELVELEREEECCGFGGTFSVKEPEVSAAMVSQKIADIQARQVDYLIAGDAGCALNITGAMQKQGVNIDYMHLYDFLARRIGIA from the coding sequence ATGCAAAGCACACCATCAAAGGTTTATTTTTTCTCTACCTGTATTGGTGCAGCAGCGTGCGCAGATACTTGTATCAACGCCATTAAGCTTCTGCAAAAAGAAGGGCTAGAAGTCATCGTCAAAAAGGATCAAACCTGCTGCGGACAGCCTAGCTACAACTCTGGCTACTATGATGAGACAAGGCAGGTGGCACTACACAATATGCGGCTTTTTAGTCAAGACTATCCTATCGTGCTAATCAGTGGCTCTTGCACGGGAATGTTTCGCATTGATTATGAAGAGCTTTTTAAAGATACAGAGCATTATGAAGAAGCCAAAGCATTTAGCGCGCGCGTATATGAGCTTAGTGAATATCTTAGCGAAGTGCTGCAAGTGCGCTATGAAGACAAAGGCTCGCCTGTGCGTATCACTTGGCATAGCAACTGCCACGCCTTGCGTGCGGCTAAGTGTATCCCAGCGGCAAAATCCCTGCTAAAAAGCCTAAAAAATGTCGAGCTAGTGGAGCTAGAGAGAGAAGAAGAATGCTGTGGCTTTGGCGGGACATTTAGTGTAAAAGAGCCGGAAGTCTCTGCAGCTATGGTAAGCCAAAAGATCGCTGATATACAAGCGCGCCAAGTGGATTATCTCATCGCCGGCGATGCTGGCTGTGCGCTTAATATCACAGGGGCTATGCAAAAGCAAGGCGTCAATATTGACTATATGCATTTGTATGATTTTTTAGCACGCCGTATCGGCATAGCGTGA
- a CDS encoding PP0621 family protein, with amino-acid sequence MLRLIAALLLLLAIIWLALSLLAKIKRLLSSSISSTSTPQEKQQSQEKSQPNPRIHTAQDSQEASHDLVACAHCRIFLPIEEGIRYQGQYYCSKSCLPE; translated from the coding sequence ATGCTTAGACTAATCGCCGCACTTTTGCTACTGCTTGCCATTATTTGGCTTGCCCTATCACTCCTAGCCAAGATCAAACGCCTCCTTTCTAGCTCTATAAGCTCCACAAGCACACCCCAAGAAAAACAACAATCCCAAGAAAAATCCCAGCCAAACCCTAGAATCCACACCGCACAAGACAGCCAAGAAGCCAGCCACGATCTAGTCGCCTGCGCACATTGCAGAATCTTTTTGCCCATAGAAGAGGGTATTAGATACCAAGGGCAGTATTACTGCTCTAAATCCTGCTTGCCAGAGTAG
- a CDS encoding methionine ABC transporter permease, whose translation MALSDRIAYNYDQISQATYDTLYMVALSTIVATLFGLPLGIALSVTRQGRICPHPTLNAILGSIVNIVRSFPFIILIILLLPLSRALVGTSIGATAAVIPLSIAAIPFIARLFEGAFEEIDKGLIEATLSMGASKWRTMTMMVAEAKPGLINATTITIIGLIGYSAMGGAVGAGGLGDVAIRLGFQAYQEDILLVTSLVIIVLVQFVQGLGDTLVAKARKMR comes from the coding sequence ATGGCTTTAAGCGATCGTATCGCTTATAATTACGACCAAATCTCGCAAGCCACTTACGACACGCTCTATATGGTCGCTCTCTCTACGATTGTTGCCACGCTTTTTGGACTGCCTCTTGGCATAGCCCTTAGCGTTACAAGACAAGGCAGGATCTGCCCCCACCCCACGCTTAATGCGATTTTAGGCTCTATTGTCAATATCGTGCGCTCCTTTCCTTTTATCATTCTTATCATCTTGCTATTACCACTCTCACGCGCCCTTGTAGGCACGAGCATTGGCGCGACTGCTGCGGTGATCCCGCTAAGTATCGCGGCTATCCCATTTATCGCTAGGCTTTTTGAAGGTGCATTTGAAGAAATCGATAAAGGCTTGATAGAAGCGACACTCAGTATGGGGGCTAGCAAATGGCGCACAATGACAATGATGGTAGCAGAGGCAAAGCCCGGGCTTATCAATGCTACGACTATCACGATCATCGGGCTTATAGGGTATTCTGCTATGGGCGGGGCTGTGGGGGCTGGAGGGCTTGGCGATGTGGCGATACGGCTTGGCTTCCAAGCCTATCAAGAAGATATTTTGCTTGTTACCTCTCTTGTGATTATTGTGCTTGTGCAATTTGTGCAAGGGCTAGGCGATACTCTGGTCGCAAAAGCGCGAAAAATGCGCTAG
- a CDS encoding LutB/LldF family L-lactate oxidation iron-sulfur protein, whose amino-acid sequence MSHNNTIKAQFHTAINEGLENKQLRTNLLSAMDTLRANRKKLLTTRFIHWESLREKGKELKQNALSQLDSVLEEFESNATKNGMKVHWARDGQEANEIIYNLMQEKGVKKILKGKSMASEEIHLNHFLESKGLQAIETDLGEVILQLLGESPVHIVVPAIHKNRYEIGELFHKKLNAPLESEPEKLNGIARSYMRNEFETFTMGLSGVNFAIAEEGAIWLIENEGNGRMSTTAPDIHIAICGIEKVVKSFEEAAILDTMLAPSAVGSVITCYNNIITSPRKNGEKDGPKEVHIILLDNNRSNMLKDSHYYRAMSCIRCGSCLNHCPVYDKIGGHAYLSTYPGPIGEVITPQLFGLNTCSPMLDLCSLCGRCTEVCPVKIPLAELIRDLRSERVGQGRKNIIGNDGSTQSSVEQSQMRTFASLATNPSKWRLAMAMAKFAPLLAPFARFLPLLKHWTKYRSFPTINADFHKKVANLQGVIYE is encoded by the coding sequence ATGAGCCACAACAACACCATTAAGGCACAATTCCACACCGCCATCAATGAAGGACTAGAGAATAAGCAGCTACGCACAAACCTGCTCTCTGCTATGGACACCTTGCGAGCTAATCGCAAAAAGCTGCTTACCACACGCTTTATCCATTGGGAAAGTTTAAGAGAAAAAGGCAAGGAGCTAAAGCAAAACGCCCTATCCCAGCTAGACTCTGTGCTAGAAGAGTTTGAAAGCAATGCCACAAAAAATGGTATGAAAGTGCATTGGGCGCGAGATGGGCAAGAGGCAAATGAGATCATCTATAATCTTATGCAAGAAAAGGGTGTGAAAAAGATCCTTAAAGGCAAGTCTATGGCAAGCGAGGAGATACATCTCAATCACTTCCTAGAGTCCAAAGGCTTGCAAGCGATTGAGACGGATTTAGGCGAAGTGATTTTGCAACTGCTTGGTGAGAGCCCTGTGCATATCGTAGTCCCTGCTATCCACAAAAACCGCTATGAAATCGGCGAGCTATTTCACAAAAAGCTAAACGCCCCGCTAGAGAGCGAGCCGGAAAAGCTAAATGGCATTGCTAGAAGCTATATGCGCAATGAGTTTGAGACTTTTACAATGGGGCTTAGTGGGGTGAATTTTGCTATCGCGGAAGAAGGCGCGATCTGGCTTATAGAAAATGAAGGCAATGGTAGAATGAGCACCACCGCACCAGATATACATATCGCAATTTGCGGGATTGAAAAGGTGGTCAAAAGCTTTGAAGAAGCGGCGATCCTTGATACTATGCTAGCTCCTTCTGCGGTGGGAAGCGTGATCACTTGCTACAACAACATCATCACCTCTCCGCGCAAAAATGGCGAGAAAGATGGACCAAAAGAAGTGCATATTATCCTGCTTGATAACAATCGCTCTAATATGCTAAAAGACTCTCACTACTACCGCGCGATGAGCTGTATCCGCTGCGGCAGCTGCCTAAATCACTGCCCAGTGTATGATAAAATCGGCGGACACGCGTATCTAAGCACCTATCCCGGACCTATTGGTGAAGTCATCACACCTCAGCTCTTTGGGCTAAACACCTGCTCTCCTATGCTTGATCTATGCTCACTTTGTGGGCGTTGCACAGAAGTGTGCCCTGTGAAAATCCCGTTAGCCGAGCTTATACGAGATTTGCGTAGCGAGCGCGTGGGGCAAGGGCGTAAAAATATCATCGGCAATGATGGCAGCACCCAAAGCAGTGTAGAGCAGTCTCAAATGCGCACATTTGCTAGCCTTGCTACCAATCCTAGTAAATGGCGATTGGCTATGGCTATGGCGAAGTTTGCCCCACTGCTCGCGCCTTTTGCGAGATTTTTGCCTTTGCTAAAGCATTGGACCAAATACCGCAGCTTCCCCACAATCAACGCAGACTTCCATAAAAAAGTCGCAAACTTGCAAGGAGTGATCTATGAGTAG
- a CDS encoding MetQ/NlpA family ABC transporter substrate-binding protein, whose product MKIALSKMLVATSIALSLSALAYAEKLKVGATPVPQAEMLRFIAPDLQKAGIELEVVEFTDYILPNIALNEKSIDANFMQHKPFLDKISADRKLDLVSIAQIHIEPIGGYSKRIKDIKELKNGATILIPNDPTNGGRALILLHNNGLIKLKDPSNLSAKETDIIDNPKKLKIKALEAALLPKTLQDADLAIVNGNYALQANLSAKDALILEDSRSPYANILVVRTGDENNKAILELKKAMQSDKMKDFIEKTYKGEIVPAF is encoded by the coding sequence ATGAAAATCGCCCTATCAAAAATGCTAGTAGCTACAAGCATAGCCTTATCTCTTAGTGCCTTAGCGTATGCGGAAAAGCTCAAAGTCGGCGCGACCCCTGTGCCTCAAGCAGAGATGCTGCGCTTTATCGCCCCAGATTTGCAAAAGGCTGGGATCGAGCTTGAAGTGGTGGAATTTACCGATTATATTCTGCCCAACATCGCCCTTAATGAAAAAAGCATTGATGCTAACTTTATGCAGCATAAGCCATTTTTAGACAAGATTAGCGCGGATAGGAAGCTTGATCTAGTGAGCATAGCGCAAATCCACATCGAGCCTATCGGCGGATATTCTAAGCGTATAAAAGACATAAAAGAGCTCAAAAATGGCGCGACTATCCTTATCCCCAATGACCCCACAAATGGCGGACGCGCACTGATTTTGCTCCACAACAACGGACTCATCAAGCTAAAAGATCCAAGCAATCTAAGCGCGAAAGAAACAGACATTATCGACAATCCCAAAAAGCTTAAAATCAAAGCCCTTGAAGCAGCCTTGCTGCCAAAGACCTTGCAAGATGCAGACCTAGCTATTGTTAATGGCAACTACGCCTTGCAAGCAAATCTTAGTGCCAAAGATGCGTTGATTTTAGAAGATTCTCGCTCGCCCTATGCCAATATCCTTGTCGTGCGCACTGGCGATGAAAACAACAAAGCAATCTTAGAGCTAAAAAAGGCAATGCAAAGCGACAAAATGAAAGACTTCATAGAAAAAACCTACAAAGGTGAGATTGTCCCAGCATTTTAA
- the rsmG gene encoding 16S rRNA (guanine(527)-N(7))-methyltransferase RsmG, protein MLENAIDLTPYALDPRSFDTRALAHWLESTLATPNATAKAAQLELYAKTLLEWNTSHNLSGAHTMEDMFRQIVDSALPLRVIKPFSRCLDIGSGAGLPALVLGILRPESHFILCEPRKKRAAFLRIVGHKLGLRNLQVQATRIEHLALSYQADLITSRASLPNDIIFATTKPLLQPNGAYLLYKGERSYHIGLVDRDWAFGLESQSGFTKSVQPLESTFQQNSHSPTAKRSFFRKQGIPLAVRRCFFRKQATAVQGGGTQADFFSKKPTPKITLYRYNARIYVYKELAQCLD, encoded by the coding sequence ATGCTGGAAAACGCCATTGATCTTACCCCCTATGCGCTGGATCCTAGGAGCTTTGACACACGCGCCCTAGCCCATTGGCTAGAATCCACCCTAGCCACACCCAATGCCACCGCGAAAGCCGCGCAGCTAGAGCTTTATGCCAAAACGCTGCTTGAGTGGAACACCTCACATAATCTTAGCGGCGCGCACACGATGGAAGATATGTTTAGGCAGATTGTGGATTCTGCTTTGCCACTGCGCGTGATAAAGCCCTTTTCTCGCTGCCTTGATATAGGCTCTGGGGCTGGGCTACCGGCACTTGTGCTAGGTATTTTGCGCCCTGAGTCGCACTTTATTTTATGTGAGCCTAGAAAAAAGCGGGCGGCGTTTTTGCGCATTGTGGGGCATAAATTAGGGCTTAGAAATCTCCAAGTGCAAGCCACGCGCATAGAGCATTTAGCTCTGTCATATCAAGCCGATCTTATCACCTCTCGCGCAAGCCTGCCAAATGACATAATCTTTGCTACTACAAAGCCACTTTTGCAGCCAAATGGGGCGTATTTGCTATACAAGGGGGAGCGGAGCTATCACATCGGTTTAGTCGATCGGGATTGGGCTTTTGGGCTAGAATCCCAAAGCGGCTTTACAAAATCAGTCCAACCCCTAGAATCCACTTTTCAGCAAAACTCCCACAGCCCCACCGCAAAGCGAAGCTTCTTTAGAAAACAAGGGATACCGCTCGCCGTTAGGCGATGTTTCTTTAGAAAACAAGCGACAGCGGTGCAAGGCGGGGGCACGCAAGCAGATTTCTTTAGCAAAAAGCCAACACCAAAAATAACCCTTTACCGCTATAATGCCAGAATCTATGTATATAAGGAACTCGCGCAATGCTTAGACTAA
- a CDS encoding LUD domain-containing protein: MSSAKEAILARVRESIAHNHTIPAFSVRFGNALKLEEPSTPESKKVDSSSNLVENFITNHTNNKAIVVQATQDTLISAVQDILQQEIAQGGIAQGEKLLYNPDIALDAQSLQNITPIPYTQSVDSMRAELFHIPVSIVQARCGVADLGILGLSSNENAPRLSSLITNICIYLLPKAAIVRNIFNGIEAIKKYEKDRSGSSVLPSNIIFVAGPSRTADIELQTVFGVHGPRKTYAVLY; encoded by the coding sequence ATGAGTAGTGCAAAAGAAGCGATTCTAGCGCGTGTGAGAGAATCTATCGCGCATAATCACACTATCCCAGCCTTTAGCGTGCGTTTTGGCAATGCGCTAAAGCTTGAAGAGCCAAGCACCCCAGAATCCAAAAAAGTGGATTCTAGTAGCAATCTTGTAGAAAATTTCATCACCAATCATACTAATAACAAAGCCATTGTCGTGCAAGCCACACAAGACACGCTTATAAGTGCAGTGCAAGACATCTTGCAGCAAGAAATAGCCCAAGGCGGGATCGCCCAAGGAGAAAAGCTTCTCTATAATCCAGACATCGCACTTGATGCACAGAGCTTGCAAAATATCACGCCTATCCCCTACACGCAAAGTGTCGATAGTATGCGTGCAGAGCTTTTTCATATCCCTGTTTCTATCGTGCAAGCGCGTTGCGGGGTGGCGGATCTTGGGATTTTGGGGCTAAGCTCTAATGAAAATGCCCCTAGACTCTCTTCACTTATTACAAATATTTGCATTTATCTTTTGCCAAAGGCTGCTATCGTGCGTAATATTTTCAATGGTATAGAAGCTATCAAAAAATATGAAAAAGATCGCAGTGGCTCTAGTGTCCTGCCAAGTAATATCATCTTTGTCGCAGGACCAAGCCGCACAGCAGATATTGAGCTGCAAACGGTTTTTGGCGTGCATGGACCTAGGAAAACTTATGCTGTGCTTTACTGA
- a CDS encoding metallophosphoesterase: MEDTPEFAQMNGFLFPFLGSLLFVAIHIVIYFLLVRHISSRAYVRRLYSAILWINLGWSIAYMFMRYTDTPKWLFMLASISVGVAFSFLIAALIAGAINGALILIRHHHLAPRIKRYILALCCVYSLYAVYHGLEDPKVEKLSMELDKLSAPLKIVQLSDVHIGGLMDEERVAKIVFLVNQTEPDLIAITGDLVDTSLANAESSLALLKALRAKYGVYYVLGNHEYIHDVQDMLEYLPSLGIRVLLNENLPIGTPPLINLAGSADLMGDRLGFLRPDFEKTFANLNPALPTILLTHQPKVINILPESLLAKADLLLTGHTHGGQIFPISLAVLLQQPYLKGLHQTKTGGYVYVSQGTGFWGPPMRALSDSEITLFELLPPQNPSQ; this comes from the coding sequence ATGGAAGATACCCCAGAATTTGCGCAGATGAATGGCTTTTTGTTTCCATTTCTTGGCTCGCTGCTCTTTGTGGCGATCCATATTGTCATCTACTTTTTGCTCGTGCGCCATATCTCTAGCCGCGCTTATGTGCGCAGATTGTATAGCGCGATTTTGTGGATCAATCTTGGCTGGAGCATAGCATATATGTTTATGCGCTATACCGATACGCCTAAATGGCTTTTTATGCTCGCTTCTATCTCGGTGGGCGTGGCGTTTTCATTTTTGATAGCAGCCCTTATCGCAGGGGCGATCAATGGCGCACTTATACTTATCCGCCATCACCACCTAGCCCCGAGAATCAAACGCTACATTCTAGCACTTTGCTGTGTGTATAGTCTCTATGCGGTGTATCACGGACTAGAAGATCCCAAAGTAGAAAAGCTCTCTATGGAGCTAGACAAGCTCTCTGCACCGCTAAAGATCGTGCAGCTAAGTGATGTGCATATCGGTGGGCTTATGGACGAAGAGCGCGTGGCAAAAATCGTGTTTCTAGTCAATCAAACAGAGCCTGATCTCATCGCCATAACAGGCGATCTAGTCGATACAAGCCTAGCCAATGCAGAATCTAGTCTCGCGCTACTAAAGGCACTTCGTGCGAAGTATGGTGTGTATTATGTCTTGGGCAATCACGAGTATATTCACGATGTGCAAGATATGCTAGAGTATTTGCCATCTCTTGGTATCCGCGTCTTGCTGAATGAAAATCTCCCTATCGGCACACCACCACTCATCAATCTCGCTGGAAGCGCGGATCTTATGGGCGATCGATTGGGATTTTTGCGCCCAGATTTTGAAAAAACCTTCGCCAATCTCAACCCTGCTCTCCCCACAATCCTCCTAACCCACCAGCCCAAAGTCATCAATATCCTGCCAGAATCCCTGCTTGCCAAGGCGGATTTGCTACTTACAGGGCACACACACGGCGGGCAGATTTTCCCCATCTCACTAGCAGTGCTTTTGCAGCAGCCCTACCTCAAAGGACTCCACCAAACAAAAACCGGCGGCTATGTCTATGTAAGCCAAGGGACAGGATTCTGGGGACCGCCTATGCGCGCACTAAGTGATAGTGAGATCACACTCTTTGAGCTTTTGCCACCGCAAAATCCCAGCCAATAA
- a CDS encoding methionine ABC transporter ATP-binding protein: MHSSTQPVIELCNITKTYPNGFQAIYPLSLSVNRGDIMGIIGYSGAGKSTLIRLINRLEEPTSGEVRINGENILELAESTLQKRRQKIGMIFQHFNLLSSRDVFGNVSFALEIAGWKKEQIKTRVYELLSIVGLREKAHFYPSQLSGGQKQRVAIARALSNHPDILLCDEATSALDTKSTKSILELLRSIQAQLGLTIVLITHQIEVVREICNKMCVMSGGEIVEMGSVETIFSTPKHTITKELLSYLPAVSEQEVLAQSKNAYKISFVGEHINEPLISDVIKRFGVEVNILAGNIEPLSTMKVGHLFVEFGADEAKNQQAIAYLKGKQLLVEHFDDWS, from the coding sequence ATGCATAGTAGCACACAGCCTGTGATAGAGCTTTGCAATATCACCAAAACTTACCCCAATGGATTCCAAGCGATTTATCCGCTATCTTTATCAGTCAATCGCGGTGATATTATGGGGATCATCGGCTACTCTGGTGCTGGTAAATCCACGCTTATCCGTCTAATCAATCGCCTAGAAGAGCCCACAAGCGGAGAGGTGCGTATCAATGGCGAAAATATCTTAGAGCTAGCAGAATCCACCTTGCAAAAACGCCGACAAAAAATTGGAATGATCTTCCAGCATTTCAATCTTCTCTCTTCACGCGATGTTTTTGGCAATGTCTCCTTTGCCCTTGAGATCGCCGGCTGGAAAAAAGAGCAGATAAAAACGCGCGTATATGAGCTTTTATCCATTGTGGGCTTGCGTGAAAAAGCGCATTTCTACCCCAGCCAGCTAAGCGGCGGACAGAAGCAGCGCGTAGCGATCGCGCGCGCTCTAAGCAATCACCCAGATATTTTGCTCTGTGATGAAGCCACAAGCGCACTTGATACCAAAAGCACAAAATCTATCCTAGAGCTGCTTAGATCCATACAAGCCCAGCTTGGGCTAACTATCGTGCTTATCACACATCAAATCGAGGTCGTGCGTGAGATCTGCAATAAAATGTGCGTGATGAGCGGTGGGGAGATTGTAGAAATGGGGAGTGTGGAGACAATCTTTAGCACACCAAAGCACACTATCACTAAAGAGCTTTTATCCTATCTCCCAGCAGTAAGCGAGCAAGAAGTCCTAGCCCAGAGCAAAAATGCTTATAAAATCTCCTTTGTAGGGGAGCATATCAATGAGCCTTTAATCAGCGATGTCATCAAGCGATTTGGCGTAGAAGTCAATATCCTAGCCGGAAATATCGAGCCTCTTAGCACGATGAAAGTGGGGCATTTGTTTGTCGAATTTGGCGCAGATGAAGCCAAAAATCAGCAAGCTATCGCCTATCTCAAAGGCAAGCAGCTGCTTGTAGAGCATTTTGATGATTGGTCGTAG